TTGATTTGATTCTCCATTTGAGCCACAGCAACCAGACCCTAACAACTGTTGCTTGGCAATCAAAGTATGAGTATGGCATTAACttggaatagcatgggtagcagtaaaatttgggataaataccacttggtagcagtgaaatttgggataaataccactcgtggtatttatcccaaatttcagtggtatttatcccaaatttcactgctaccatgctattactagtaataataccatacctgtttcactgcccattcaaaagtctcaatagtagtggtgaaatttatcctgtatttcactggtagcagtgaaaaagtggtaattgcaatttcattggctagaatttatgttaacaatgtagcgccaattactagtactaataatATGAATAATctaattaattgtgtgggtggttaAAATGTTATGACTTTGTAACTTGCATAAATTACCATAATTTTAATTAGGAATAAGCTATGAACTTGTGACAAGTaccaacttgtttcttggataaagatgTTCACTTTGACACCCACTTTGAACAAATTGAGTATTACATGGACAATGGTCATTATTTTTAGACATGAAATTGATGATGGCTCCACCTCTCAAATTTCATGTCATCAGGTGTACTAACTATGTGGAAGGTTTATCACAAAGTGCCAATTTTTctgctatgctgctctactatcAGTGGTAAACCAGAGATTAATTCATTAAACTAAACAATTCAACAAAACCTTTTTTCACCAACATAAACCAGCTATATTACTAATTCACTATACAAATACCTCTATAAAGTTTAAGTCATCCATCACTATGGGTACAATGGCTATAACCCTCTTGTCTACAGCACCAGTTAGCCAAGTGGTCCATCCTCGCTGTGGTCAATAGCACACCTGTTATGTCAGGTACACCATACTGACATGTTGTGTACCTTGGAGGCCCCAGACACCACAAACTTTGTCATGTCCGCTCCGTTCACTTCCATAACAAATTCTGCCATGGTATCCATTGCCCTCACTGCTGCCTGTAGCATACTAACTACATCATATTATGATGTACCTCATGAGGTACCTTAGTCATCGGCAAGTAGGACACATATTCACTATTGTTAACATCATTACAATAATGATAAAATGTGTAAGCCACCACGGCATCCTCTGATCGATGTTTGTGGTTTAGATCCTCctacatcataataattattatattactaTATGGGATAGATCACTTACTGTGAATATTATAGGTTGGTTGGGTACTTGAAATAAAGCTGCAGTCACCCTGTAAACGTGAATGGAACTAATGACAAGTGACAGTAATTTGGAAAATTGAAGGAAACTCATTGAACATTTGCTAACATAAATTGTTAACTATTGAAAACCACACACAATATAATAGGATTCTCAATGGTATGGACAATCCTCGGTACGGGTATGACTTGTTTCCAGTAGTTGACAGTTTCAGCCAACGATACTTCGGTTTGCATTCACTTGAGCTCCCGCAAAAAACAGTATTAAATCGaagagtgaacatgtgttcactcccaatggcttcgtactgaaacaagcatattttcatgttgtaaacatgtgaaTTGTCTATACTAAAATTAATATATGGAATATTTTTAAAGATGTATTACTCACTAGTTCTAAAGcacttttttgataaacagttttgATGCACAAAGGGCTTTACAGccctactaaatgtttgggaagCTGACAACAAGAGTTATCAAGAAACAAGGGCAAGGGCTCAGGTAAACACAACCTGACTATACAACCTTCATACAAATCTTCAATCATTGTGGACTAATGCCGAAACAAATCTTGTACGTTGTCATGACTAACTGGTTGTTTATGACTTTACAACAATGTTGTGTACAGATTAGTTAGCCGATAACTGAAAAGTCAGTGAAGTTGCATGCAAAACATCTAAAACAATTGTAACACTCTTGCAAAGAATTTTCACTCACTACTCTGATCACTTTTGGCATTCAGTAAAAAAGTTTGGATAAACTctatggctgttctattaggatattttgattttcaattatttgtgaaatttcCATGGTTGAACAAGGGGTGATGCCTCCTCCATAATCTGTACCTAATGATACATGAAGAAGCTTAGTGTAGCCTGCTATCTGGCCATGCTTAACAAGAGGTTTAACTTGAAGAGTGGTAAAGACATTTTCTCTAATGGGTCCACCATTGTAGTATTGTGGAACATGTAGTGTCTTGTTGACCAAGAGTGGATCCAGTAGAAAGTAAGGGGTGGGGAATACCCAGATGACAAGATTTAGAAACGGGGTTAAATTCGTATacgctatagctagctaatacaatacaatgatTGACTGTTCTGTTTCAACAAGGAAGGAGTACGACAAAGAATTGATTGCCCCTGTACCCCACTCTATCTGTTCTGCTTCAATTATGTTTTGAAACTTAGTCTATTATGCTATATGAAATTCTATAATAGCTGTTTTATTTGCTCCTTAATTCTTATCTCAAGCAATACACTTATTCAACTCTTTAGTTGATAAACTGTAATGAACTCCAATAGACCAGTTAGCTGTTGGTCAGTAAAGGTAATGTAGCATGTGCCCCCACCCATATATGGCtagcatacatacatgtacatacaggcTATATTTAATCAAGTCCTGCGTAGCTGTCACAGGTAGACGTGTGTCCATCCATTATCATTATGTTGACATAATTTTGAACATACTCACTAAAGTAGCAGTTAGAGAATATATTGTGCAGGAACATTCTTACATGTGTACCTGAGAAATTCTGCAGGAAACATTCCTATACTGTtgaggaattattcctacacaaCATGGGAATGACCTACACATTTCTTGCATCATTCAATTAGTTAACAGCTAGAAATATTTCTATAAACTTCTTAAAAATAGCTCTAACATACGTAGGAACCATTGTTCCCCCATGTACTCCTTCCCACACTTTTCCTCAAGTAGGAATGTGTTTAAACAACATATTTACGTAACAGCTAGAGGTATGTGTTATAAATACAATAATATTGCTACAGGTGATTTAGCATACAAGTACataaacaaatatacaaaacCACAACACTATTTCCTCATGCTATATAAGGAGCTCAGCAATAAGTAATGGTAAATAGCAACTGACTGTGTCCAACatgtgactgactgctctattactctCTAAGGCTCAGTGGTGGATCCACCCAACTCATGCAAAAAAATCTATACAAaagtcaagatactctaatagagtagtcagtcaaatactctaatagaacagtcaccgcatgaACACTAATAAGAGTCCTTCCACTGTTATTGCTGAATATGAGAACTTACATCTGTAGCACAAACCCATGAGTACATTTGGCTATATAACCTGTTAGAATTATTTTTTGCAATCAATTGCAGTTGGTCCTTTGTTCAGGCTTACACTACTCAATGACTGTCACTGACCCCTACAACTCTTTAATTATTGCAGACCACTTAGACAGAAAGCATACTACGATTTAGATATTTGTACACAAAGCCTAAAACTACTCTACACaaaaatttcagtcctgaaacaagTAAAATGCCATTAGCTTCTTGAGCGGCTATACCCCCAGGCCCCTGGCTACATACTGCTcaccttgccaaaccctggaccTGGACCTGCCTCTGACCCCTCTCCCACTACAtaacacaacaacaacacttaCACTCCAGTAGAGGCAGCCAAAGATATGGTCACTTCAGCATCTACGTCATTCAGACTAGGAATACTgtgtgttgtcatggtgattACCAAATCATGTGATCACACTGCTTACCCATCACTGTTGTGACCACCAGTTATCCAAAGGAATCCTAACTCAGGATACTTGACCTCATCTGGCACGTTAATGAGTAAGTAGTGCCACCAAACGGATCTTGATGTGTCTGCATCTGTTTGGAGCGCATGAAATTAGCCAATTATTTTACTTGTGTATAATTACTACTGAATTAATGCAACAAACTAAGCTATAGTGAAGCTATATAAAATGCAAATTAATTATGTTTTTGATTAGGTAACAGCAGCATTGGGATTGGGGGCGTGGACTAACACTTCCTACATACTAGACCTAACACACAGTACATACCAGTGAGCCACTTCTGTGATGTCATGTTGATAAAATAAGTTGTGAATCCATCACCTTTGTATGGCTGCTTCATGGCCCTGTACGAATAATAAGGGTCTGGCTTGTTCACGTAATCATCCAGAACTGTACAGACACACAAGGAACACGCTTGTAGCAGCACAAACAGCGATAGTTTAGGAAACAACGCCATTTCGCGTGCACGAGTTTTATAGGCGGGGCAATACTACATTCTTCCGTATTTTTTCGTGTAATTAAAAACAAAAAGCGCTAAGGTGGCGCGATGAATGGTATGCAGCCATTCGCTACAAGACAGAACAGCACTCACGAGGCTAGTAACGGAGGACACATGCAGTCTACAGGTAACTCTATCTTTTTATCAAATCTCTGTTTTCTATATAATACACACTGCTATATTTGAAACTCTCTATTTGAACGCTCTCTAGGAAGCACATTCGCTTTCAGGAAAAGATGGTGTCAGATAGACTGGAGAACACTAGGTATCATCTAATGTCTTACTTGTGGGGAATATTTCGCGTTGTTTGTGACAGCTTCAGTTGATATTGATCGAGTAGTACGTGAGATGGACTTCCAAACCCTACAACAAAACATCTTCAATGTAGCCTTCTGTAATATTGATGCTGAGGTCAGCAACATagtgtaataacattattagtaGCTCATTTGGTCTAGGAGTTTCATTCTCTCGACCCCAACTTTGTGAAGCTGTTCAAGTTAGGTCAGCTGATAATTGAATACCTAATGGTGAGTGACATGTGGTCTTATGAGTTGGTCGGTTGTTTTCATGAAGAAAGCATCTAGTTACCTTCACCAGtggcaatgaaaaaaaaagCTGGGATATAcccaggtttagaatagtggtggctacaagagaTAGTGTTGTGTCCagaagtatcatacagtacagtagtactgtatgttagggatCATGGTGATTTGGGATTTTTTGGCCAAAATATTGCCCAAAAAATCCAGCTTCAGAAGAACCATCTTGgggccttggcagtattggttaggtataaccaaccccaaaagtgccttcagcatGATCCTAATAGCCTCCATTAGactgttatgaaatttaaaaatatatattcaacggaattttttACTTTTTAACTGCCTGCCTggtgccttcaggcaagtgaaACTCGATAATggttaaggctacgggcttgattttttcactattcaacgTCACTTCATCTGgaaacatgccttttggcatactgcatcATGGACTGTCCTCCTTTATGcggtcccatttctttttgctgacaacccaaggtgtcgatttgcagtagcacgatgcatggcttccctactagtacatttgtaaatgggaattgtccgtattttccgtgaTTACtgggattgattgcagaggtacttctaatactgttctttattcgtaatactgtgtaacaggctgaaaataggtgaaaacGAAGCGTATTGAATACTTGTGAGACAGTAATTGATACTGTAGTTGGGGTACATGAATTGTCTGTATTATTTGTgctgactggattgattacagaggtgtttctcctactgtttttcatttgcaCCGCTATATGACAAGCTGAACAttgctgaaagcaaagcgtagtGGACACtccactttcaagtcagtaattgatagccgggggaggggggggggggggggggtgtgcATTCAGAAGAAAACTGGCTGGCACCATCCTTttgttttgatgtggtatgtgcgggttcaccagtcataacagtGTTacaaaaaaggtaaacaaacaagtataaggcaATTTAGGAATTTTAGGTTTGATTAGAGATCGTGGAAAAATAATGTTTGGAAGCAAGggaggtcgtctacacctgcagatatatgtaCTGGTGAacattcaatccctaattcagtcactGCATAtgagtatagactgaattagggattaaatgttcaccagtatatctgcaggtgtaggtggcctcccttgttccctacttttttttctgtgatccctaatcaaacttaacatttctaatttttcctatACTTGTAGTATATAATGTGTGGGGCCTTAACTAGTGTGTATAAAAATCTGTTGAATGGTAGTGGTAGCTGTTTTATTTGAGTGCTTGTCAGTGCTGACCGCATCCCTACAACGGATGGTGAAGGTTATCAGATGATTTTTCCCTCCCCAAACGGCCACACAAGTTTAACAGATAAATTTTGATGGTTTGTATTATAATTTCCTCACAAAGTTTTACATTTAGTGTACGTATTCTCTTGTACAATACTGAAGCATTTTGTCTTGTCAAAATGCTTGATCGTCTGATTCATCAAAACTTTCTCTTGTCAAACATTTGTGCTGTTTGATAATATTAACCAACTCTGTAGCACTCACAACAATACCTACAAGAGAACATGTCATCGTTAGAACAACAACTACAGAAGACAAATGAGGTGAGGCCAGTAGGGAGCTGGGGTGGTCAGTATTTTCTTCTTTATTAGGAGCTACAGTTATCTCATAGTGAAGTGAAGGCTCGTGTGGAAGAGGTTAAGAAGGTGAAAAAAGAGAATAAGAAGAGGAAGAAAGTGATTGAAGCATACCAAGACATGATGAATGCTGGAGCTACTGGACTACATGCTGTGAGTAATGGGATAAATTGTGGAACTTTGGACATCTCTGAATTGTGAACAATGTCATCTAGGTCCCAAATTAACAGTGTTGCTAATTTTATGCACTCTTTAACTAAGGACACCTCTTTACAATAAACTTCCCAATGGTGTTCTTCCAAGAGCAACCTTATTGTATAGGATACTTTTGTGACCAAGAAGTTTGTGTGTGGTAATTTTGTGGTAAAATGTACACTGTCCTAGTAGAGAGGTTCCAAGTTTGTATTTATAACATTAAAAGTTTATGATCATATTGTGTGTAAACCTGGATTCCTGTATAGTGTGCAGTTTGTCACAAGGAGTTTGTTAGTGCAGAGTTCATGCAGTCACACATGCAGAGACGTCATCCCGATCACTTATTAACACATAACAGGTGAGCAGTAGTGACCCTTATTATCTTCACAATAACCCATCATTGTTGGTAGAACACACACTGAACCTCCAGTAGTCACTGCTGACATGCAGAAGAGTTTACTGGAGCAAATGACCAACAAATTGAGAGAGACTGAAGAACATCTTAGACAAGAAATGGCTAACAGGGTTCGTAATATCTCTATCACACCTCACACTGTAATTGTTCTGTCACTCCAGGAACATCGAGTGATGGAGGAGAATGCTCGAGAGATGGAACAGTGGAAGAGAAGAGAAGCAGAACGACATGAAGTAAGAACAACATGACACTATGTCTGTGTGTTATCTGCCTTGTTCACAGCAAGAGGTGAAGAGGTCAGTGGAGCCATTAGTGACTGAACTGAACAAGATCCAGCAAGAAAAGCTTACTATGGAACAGGTAGCTACCTCATTGTGTAATGCGGTGGGCCTTAAGGACACCTACGCAATCTacacacttagttaaggtcccacaGTATCCCTTAGTACTGACCTGGACACTCCATTCCACATGTTACAAAAGTCTTACTTTTTAGGAATTAAAGAAACAAGATGGTGAGGTGTATATTTGTTGTATAACATGATGTGACAGCTTCTTCAGCTGTCATACAAGCACTACAAAGTCAACAACAGTCAATACAACAAGCTAACATCATTGAACAACAGAACAATGTACAGGCTAGGAAGAGAAAGAGAAGAGAGGAGGAGGCTGCTGAAGATAAGGCAACTGAGATGAAACAGTTATTAGAAACACAGGTAGGTCTCTATAAGTGTAGAGTATGTAGTGGATGtttgcgtgcgtgcgtgcgtgcgtgcgtgtgtgtgtgtgtgtgtgtgtgtgtgtgtgtgtgtgtgtgtgtgtgtgtgtgtgtgtgtgtcatataATGGGTGAAATTACTGGTGCCTACACCTTCAGCTGCTACAGCCGGTACCTGGAGGATTTGCCTACACTGATTTGTAGGCACCTGAGTAATTTATACAGGTGATTCAGCCAACTGAATAGAGAGGTTGCATACAAAACGCATGTTGCAAAATACTTAACAACTGTAGCTAGCCAGCCATGCTTGAAGGCAGAGGATGAAGGCTGCAGTTATTTTCATTGGCAGAACGGGACATGTTCTCTAGGATTTAGAAGAAGCTTTCTTGGTGCGATCACTAACATATGGGCGTGTACTCCTTTAGACATCAGGCTGAGAGGTTTCAAGCACGTTTCCTACAGGAGGTTGCATATGAGATTGCATCAACTCTTACTGTTATTTTTCAAGCGTCATTAGACCAAGGTGTTTTACCAAGCATTTGGAAAACAGCAGCAGATGTCCCAATTTATAAAAAAGGTAGCAGATCCGATCCAGACAATTATAGGCCAGTATCCTTAACTTGCATTTGCTGTAAAATCTTAGAACGTATTGTATATTCCAGCATTACCAAACACTTACAGTACCATGAAGTTTTATTTTGTGGGCAATATGGATTTCGACAGAAACGAAGCTGTGAATCACAACTGATCACCGCCATTAATGATTTTGCCAAGTGTCTCAATGAGAAGGGTCAATGTGATGTCCTCCTGTTAGACTTCTGTAAGGCCTTCAACAAGGTACCTCATGTGCGTCTTTTCCAAAAACTTCAAGGATGGTCTGTTTTGAAACTGTTACAGAGATatctttgtgtttaattgtatgtatgttgtatgctCTTTAGATGATATTGTAAATAAAAAAAGGGTTAGTCACTAGGATAGCTTTGGTCAGAAGTTTATAATGCATTAAAATTTGTCGAAAATCAATAATGCGCTTGTCTGCATTAAACCTAGTTTACAATATTTGTCTCCAACCTTATCCTAGCATCTGACAGTGATACTCGTTGTTGGCAGCTTGCGGTGATGAACCAACAGCATTTGTCTCATTCGGTCCCACTGAAATTTGTCCCTAAGTATGGCCGACTAACAACAGTTGTTAAGTATTTATTGGTGCAATGCAAGTTTTCTATAGAGCAGGCCAAGTGCTTGCTTTTTGTACACGTGTTTTATTTAAGGATATATACACAACATTGTATTGTTGTACAGATGAACATGATGCAGGAACAGATGAAGAAACAAGAGAAACAATGGAAGAAGAGAATGCAGGAAGTGACCAGGTCACACCAACAACAACTGGCTGAGGTGGGGGCCCACACactaataatatattatattaacATACTCCTCTAGTCTAATCAGAAGATCTCTACACTTGAGGAATCCCTACATCATGCAGAACACCCCTCATTAGACCCTACCATACTAAACACAATACAAGAACTACAACAAGTTAGTAACAAGTCACTTGTATACAGTAATAGTATCTGGTGTGTTGTTAGAGAGTACACAAACAAGAAGAACACATCTCCAAACAACAACAGAAGGTACATAACACTAACTATACCTTATTGTATGTAATAGTTCTTTGTTGTGTAGAAGAATATACAACAACTACAAATAAGAAGTGTAAGTGATGTGTACAGTGGGATCTGTTAATAtgcacttgaggacacctacataatccagacacttagttaaggtctcAAAGTATATACCCCTTAGTACACTAACTGACctggacatcttgataatcaggacaccttaataatcaggacaccttgataatcaggacaccattggttgtgtagtgtgtgtcctGCTACGTTAGCTTGTAGACTGTGTAGACTACATTAACTTGACAGGCTTCAGCCTCTCCTGTCAGTCAACCTGCTACTCCAGTCAAGACAGCTAGTAAGTACACCTGATCATTTTGTGATGTCTTCATCTCTTACATTGTGTGACAATATTTCTCAGCAGCTGCAATGTCCGCCATGTACCAACAAGATTCTGATACAGGTTGGTTGTGGCTGGCTAGGATGGCCAActattttgtgtgtatgtatgcttgCATTTGTGAAAGGagtattccacacacatcctaTTCTGTGAACTTTTTAAAAAACCATAACTGTGTCAAAGAAATATAcgaacctgaaattttctctgtCATGTAAGCCCTGTTGTagcccccccaccccccccccccccccccccctgtccAGCTATATTCCAAGCCAGTAGCCTATTTTAATCTGTAGTTACGAATTGTCAAATTGGATGACCGTTAcaaaaatccagtcacactgTTATGTCCTATAGGATCGGAGTCAGAGACAGCAGCTAACATGTTAACAGTGTCCAGTCTAACAGCAACTATGGGAGACATGAGATCTCAGTTACAACAGACTACACAGTAAGATATAGAGGTGCTGACGAGGTCAAAGTGTTAATGTGTTCCTTATTAGACTTGATCCTGAAGATGATACTGACAATGAGTGAGTAGGATCGTTAGTTACATCATATTCATTTGGTATAGTTTATTTGTGATCTCTTTGAATGTCAATTGGTATTGATGTAGTATTAATGACTTGTTAATGGGATGACATGCTGTCTGGTTGTCAAGGATTTGTTTATGCCATACACTCTGTATTGCCTCGAATTGTGGCCtgggattttttttgtttaagCAGCTTTTTACCCTGGCCCAGTAAGCATCTATTGAGACTGCTGTTTATGTATATGACCAGTATTGATACCTCAATTAGGATGTTGTTGTTATGCTCATTTTAAGGAAGGTCATGAGATTTATTGTTGTACCAGAAACTGTATCTATGCTAAAGACAGACATTTCTTTCTGTAACTATTCTTTCTATACCTGTCTCCCTGGCATTTAAGCGGGACTGACCATTTATACGAGACTGGTTGTAATTTGAGGCAATGTAATAATATAATTGTATACCATTATATCATGTGTAATGTGTCACATGGTGTGTTACTTGTAGCAATGACAGTGTGGTAGCTGGAGAAGATGAAGTAGTGAGTACTCATGTGAGCCCTTTCTGCGCAGTACTAAACCCCCACCCACTTTGCAGGACACAGCTGCTGGAGCAGTGACTGAATATACTCCATTTCAACACCGACCAATGATCAAAAGTACTCTTGTTGTATAacgtgtgtttgtagtgtgtgtcaTGTACTTGTTAAGTGTAGTGGCAACATTACGGTTCAGTGTGTAGTAAATATTGATCATTGTAGGTACTACATATATTAGATCCCATAGCCTTGGAATGTGCTAAtatttataaaattatatataattacatTTCCGTCAATCCAGCAAGGTTCAGTCATAATCAGAAGATGTTAACTAACATGCAACACGAGACATCAGTGATCTTGGAACAAGCGTTCACACAACGAGGTGTTCCCAAAGTGAGTAACACCCCATCAATTTGTGTGTCACTAATAACTAATACTGGATGACACATGGTAGGATACGGCTGGTCTGTCAGATACAATGTTGGAAGAGAAGTTGAGAAATCTTGCAATAGAGCGACAAAAAAGAATTCAGGTGAACTACACCTCACATGGTGACAGTAGATTATGATAGTAATAGAAGCCATCTTAGTTATCAACATTACCCACCCACTTCCTCCTCTATATTGTATCTATTGTATATTACCACCCTAGtactatattgtacttccttTAGTTATATTGT
This portion of the Dysidea avara chromosome 12, odDysAvar1.4, whole genome shotgun sequence genome encodes:
- the LOC136241574 gene encoding cilium assembly protein DZIP1L-like isoform X1; translation: MNGMQPFATRQNSTHEASNGGHMQSTGSTFAFRKRWCQIDWRTLASVDIDRVVREMDFQTLQQNIFNVAFCNIDAEEFHSLDPNFVKLFKLGQLIIEYLMHSQQYLQENMSSLEQQLQKTNEELQLSHSEVKARVEEVKKVKKENKKRKKVIEAYQDMMNAGATGLHACAVCHKEFVSAEFMQSHMQRRHPDHLLTHNRTHTEPPVVTADMQKSLLEQMTNKLRETEEHLRQEMANREHRVMEENAREMEQWKRREAERHEQEVKRSVEPLVTELNKIQQEKLTMEQELKKQDAVIQALQSQQQSIQQANIIEQQNNVQARKRKRREEEAAEDKATEMKQLLETQMNMMQEQMKKQEKQWKKRMQEVTRSHQQQLAESNQKISTLEESLHHAEHPSLDPTILNTIQELQQRVHKQEEHISKQQQKKNIQQLQIRSASASPVSQPATPVKTATAAMSAMYQQDSDTGSESETAANMLTVSSLTATMGDMRSQLQQTTQLDPEDDTDNDNDSVVAGEDEVDTAAGAVTEYTPFQHRPMIKTRFSHNQKMLTNMQHETSVILEQAFTQRGVPKDTAGLSDTMLEEKLRNLAIERQKRIQSHANFTEHRERLVQELNQMITATYTPTKRPLTPTKQQVVTIRSDKSRGHSPPPTASTTGGSLPTTPTKRHTKPPLVSKLPTSSTPQVAGPSSVVTRTQPTPATRVDDSSLSEESETDSVLEGAPPSTAPPPQTSIIAPLSPVKVSHLTNEQEDSPWDSESEASGDDVGVTNRLTSDNTKQRAMTNNSMVSTVKPFEPSSDSEETFSLTEISEIPAGEKAKPHHTTTTAGVKPAGSRATTSLTTVTAVDYDDMSDFDSDLEITQLT
- the LOC136241574 gene encoding cilium assembly protein DZIP1L-like isoform X2; this encodes MNGMQPFATRQNSTHEASNGGHMQSTGSTFAFRKRWCQIDWRTLASVDIDRVVREMDFQTLQQNIFNVAFCNIDAEEFHSLDPNFVKLFKLGQLIIEYLMHSQQYLQENMSSLEQQLQKTNEELQLSHSEVKARVEEVKKVKKENKKRKKVIEAYQDMMNAGATGLHACAVCHKEFVSAEFMQSHMQRRHPDHLLTHNRTHTEPPVVTADMQKSLLEQMTNKLRETEEHLRQEMANREHRVMEENAREMEQWKRREAERHEQEVKRSVEPLVTELNKIQQEKLTMEQELKKQDAVIQALQSQQQSIQQANIIEQQNNVQARKRKRREEEAAEDKATEMKQLLETQMNMMQEQMKKQEKQWKKRMQEVTRSHQQQLAESNQKISTLEESLHHAEHPSLDPTILNTIQELQQRVHKQEEHISKQQQKKNIQQLQIRSASASPVSQPATPVKTATAMSAMYQQDSDTGSESETAANMLTVSSLTATMGDMRSQLQQTTQLDPEDDTDNDNDSVVAGEDEVDTAAGAVTEYTPFQHRPMIKTRFSHNQKMLTNMQHETSVILEQAFTQRGVPKDTAGLSDTMLEEKLRNLAIERQKRIQSHANFTEHRERLVQELNQMITATYTPTKRPLTPTKQQVVTIRSDKSRGHSPPPTASTTGGSLPTTPTKRHTKPPLVSKLPTSSTPQVAGPSSVVTRTQPTPATRVDDSSLSEESETDSVLEGAPPSTAPPPQTSIIAPLSPVKVSHLTNEQEDSPWDSESEASGDDVGVTNRLTSDNTKQRAMTNNSMVSTVKPFEPSSDSEETFSLTEISEIPAGEKAKPHHTTTTAGVKPAGSRATTSLTTVTAVDYDDMSDFDSDLEITQLT